The Lutra lutra chromosome 10, mLutLut1.2, whole genome shotgun sequence genome contains a region encoding:
- the LOC125079347 gene encoding olfactory receptor 10A3-like codes for MKRQNQSSVVEFILLGFSNFPELQEQLFGVFLVVYLVTLLGNVIIIVIISLEQSLHVPMYLFLQNLSVVDMPSATGRQKAFSTCASHLTSVTLFYGTANMTYLQPKSGYSPETKKLMSLSYSLLTPLLNPLIYSLRNSEMKKALMKLWGRKVDSHPF; via the exons atgaaaaggcaaaatcaAAGCTCTGTGGTTGAATTCATCCTCCTGGGCTTTTCTAACTTTCCTGAACTCCAAGAGCAGCTCTTTGGGGTTTTCTTGGTTGTCTACCTGGTGACTCTGTTGGGAAATGTCATCATTATAGTCATCATCTCCTTGGAACAGAGCCTCCATGTGCCCATGTACCTGTTCCTCCAGAACTTGTCTGTGGTGGAT ATGCCATCAGCCACTGGGAGGCAAAAGGCCTTTTCCACCTGTGCCTCCCACCTCACATCTGTGACCCTCTTCTATGGCACGGCCAATATGACTTATTTACAACCGAAATCTGGCTACTCCCCAGAAACCAAGAAGCTGATGTCATTGTCTTACTCACTTCTTACACCTCTGCTGAATCCACTGATCTACagcttgagaaacagtgagatGAAGAAAGCTTTGATGAAACTGTGGGGCAGAAAAGTGGATTCACACCCATTCTGA
- the LOC125079471 gene encoding olfactory receptor 10A6 — protein MKRQNQSSVAEFILLGFSDFPELQEQLFGVFLVVYLVTLLGNVIIIVIISLEQSLHVPMYLFLQNLSVVDVSFSAVIMPEMLMVLSTEKTSISFISCFAQMYFILFFGGTECFLLGAMAYDRFAAICHPLNYPMIMNKRVFMKLLIMSWALGFMLGTVQASWVFSFPFCGPNEINHISCETPAVLELACADTFLFEIYAFTGTVLIIIVPFVLILLSYIRILFAILKMPSATGRQKAFSTCASHLTSVTLFYGTASMTYLQPKSGYSPETKKLMSLSYSLLTPLLNPLIYSLRNSEMKKALMKLWRRKVDSHPF, from the coding sequence atgaaaaggcaaaatcaAAGCTCTGTGGCTGAATTCATCCTCCTGGGCTTTTCTGACTTTCCTGAACTCCAAGAGCAGCTCTTTGGGGTTTTCTTGGTTGTCTACCTGGTGACTCTGTTGGGAAATGTCATCATTATAGTCATCATCTCCTTGGAACAGAGCCTCCATGTGCCCATGTACCTGTTCCTCCAGAACTTGTCTGTGGTGGACGTGAGTTTCAGTGCAGTCATTATGCCCGAAATGCTCATGGTCCTCTCCACTGAGAAAACATCAATTTCATTTATAAGCTGTTTTGCACAgatgtatttcattcttttttttggtggCACTGAATGTTTTCTCCTGGGGGCGATGGCTTATGACCGATTTGCTGCAATCTGTCATCCTCTGAACTACCCAATGATTATGAACAAAAGGGTTTTCATGAAACTACTTATAATGTCATGGGCCTTAGGTTTCATGTTAGGTACTGTGCAGGCATCATGggttttcagttttcccttctgtggCCCCAATGAAATCAATCATATCTCTTGTGAAACCCCAGCAGTGCTAGAACTTGCATGTGCAGATACCTTTCTGTTTGAAATCTATGCATTCACTGGCACTGTTTTGATTATCATTGTTCCTTTTGTGTTGATTCTCTTATCTTACATTCGGATTCTCTTTGCCATCCTGAAGATGCCATCAGCCACTGGGAGGCAAAAGGCCTTTTCCACCTGTGCCTCCCACCTCACGTCTGTGACCCTCTTCTATGGCACGGCCAGTATGACTTATTTACAACCGAAATCTGGCTACTCCCCAGAAACCAAGAAGCTGATGTCATTGTCTTACTCACTTCTTACACCTCTGCTGAATCCACTGATCTACagcttgagaaacagtgagatGAAGAAAGCTTTGATGAAACTGTGGCGCAGAAAAGTGGATTCACACCCATTCTGA